A window from Actinomycetota bacterium encodes these proteins:
- a CDS encoding alpha/beta hydrolase: MGADRFGVRSADGAPLAVWVEGQGPPLVLVHGSMCDHTASDPLVAELRDTMTTFAMDRRGFGASGDAAGYALEREFEDVAAVVEAVAARTGGPVALWGHSYGAGCAMGGAALTGAVHHLVLYEPGLGIPYPAGSIEEVEAALAAGDAETALLLVLAGIVGMTDEEIASLRSGPRWPTMLASAPTVPRECRAEDGWTYRPGAFDGLSAPTLLLAGTETHPVLRQATDRALAAIPGARVQVLEGHAHLAHRSDPAMVAAVIRGFVSGSAAASGARPGARTGPG, translated from the coding sequence ATGGGCGCGGACCGCTTCGGCGTCCGGTCGGCCGACGGGGCCCCGCTGGCCGTCTGGGTCGAGGGCCAGGGGCCGCCGCTGGTGCTGGTGCACGGTTCCATGTGCGACCACACGGCGTCCGACCCGCTGGTCGCCGAACTGCGGGACACCATGACGACCTTCGCCATGGACCGCCGGGGCTTCGGCGCCAGCGGGGACGCGGCCGGCTACGCGCTGGAGCGGGAGTTCGAGGACGTGGCCGCCGTGGTCGAGGCGGTCGCGGCCCGGACCGGCGGGCCGGTGGCGCTCTGGGGCCACTCCTACGGGGCCGGCTGCGCCATGGGCGGAGCCGCCCTCACGGGCGCCGTCCACCACCTCGTCCTCTACGAGCCCGGGCTCGGCATCCCCTATCCCGCCGGCTCCATCGAGGAGGTCGAGGCCGCGCTGGCCGCCGGCGACGCCGAGACGGCGCTGCTGCTGGTGCTGGCCGGCATCGTCGGGATGACCGACGAGGAGATCGCCTCCCTGCGCTCGGGCCCGCGCTGGCCGACGATGCTCGCCAGCGCCCCCACCGTGCCCAGGGAGTGCCGGGCCGAGGACGGCTGGACCTACCGGCCCGGCGCCTTCGACGGGCTCTCGGCGCCGACCCTCCTGCTGGCCGGCACCGAGACCCATCCCGTGCTGCGGCAGGCGACCGACCGGGCGCTGGCGGCCATCCCCGGCGCCCGGGTCCAGGTGCTCGAGGGCCACGCCCACCTCGCCCACCGCAGCGACCCGGCCATGGTCGCGGCCGTGATCCGGGGGTTCGTCAGTGGCTCAGCCGCTGCCAGCGGCGCACGGCCAGGGGCACGAACAGGGCCAGGATGA
- a CDS encoding alpha/beta hydrolase, whose protein sequence is MARTTEATLTRTVSRDGTEIGWWTSGEGPPLVLVHGAVADHTRWRPLLPYLEPHATVHAMDRRGRGASGDAPGYDLAREFEDVAAVVDAVAAASGSAVDLYGHSFGGLCAFGGAALTANLGRLVLYEGWPPADPAARELPPDVGQRLDARLAEGDHDAVVETMFREVVRMPEADLAALRAQPAWTARVAAAPALVRELRAISRVAFDPALAARITVPALLLTGSDSRDPFAADTRTVAAALPDARVVVLEGQQHVADILDPEAFAGHLVGFLRGRR, encoded by the coding sequence ATGGCCAGAACCACCGAGGCGACCCTGACACGGACGGTGTCCCGCGACGGCACCGAGATCGGCTGGTGGACCAGCGGCGAGGGGCCGCCCCTGGTGCTGGTGCACGGGGCGGTGGCCGACCACACGCGCTGGCGCCCGCTGCTGCCCTATCTGGAGCCCCACGCCACCGTCCACGCCATGGACCGGCGTGGCCGCGGCGCCAGCGGCGACGCCCCCGGCTACGACCTGGCCCGGGAGTTCGAGGACGTCGCCGCCGTGGTCGACGCGGTCGCCGCGGCCTCGGGGTCCGCGGTCGACCTGTACGGCCACTCCTTCGGCGGGCTGTGCGCCTTCGGCGGGGCCGCCCTGACCGCCAACCTCGGCCGGCTCGTGCTCTACGAGGGCTGGCCGCCGGCCGACCCCGCCGCCCGCGAGCTCCCCCCGGACGTCGGACAGCGGCTGGACGCCCGGCTGGCCGAGGGCGACCACGACGCGGTCGTGGAGACCATGTTCCGCGAGGTCGTGCGGATGCCCGAGGCGGACCTCGCCGCCCTCCGGGCCCAGCCGGCCTGGACGGCGCGGGTCGCGGCCGCGCCGGCACTCGTCCGCGAGCTCCGGGCCATCTCCCGGGTGGCCTTCGATCCCGCGCTGGCGGCGCGGATCACCGTGCCGGCGCTGCTGCTGACCGGCTCGGACAGCCGCGACCCGTTCGCCGCCGACACCCGGACCGTGGCCGCCGCCCTGCCCGACGCCCGGGTCGTGGTCCTGGAGGGCCAGCAGCACGTCGCGGACATCCTCGACCCCGAGGCGTTCGCCGGCCACCTGGTCGGGTTCCTGCGGGGGCGGCGCTGA
- a CDS encoding HD domain-containing phosphohydrolase yields the protein MRLADLLAGLSRLADLGFGLQAGEALRSCALAGRLARSLELPDDEVRAACYTALLHHVGCTGYAHETARLFGDELVLNVAAGRTNSADRRDVFATFLPLLTTGRPPLERARLALAAITRGDGFGKAYTTAACEVGRDAARRLGLPPEVQRSVYHVYEEWRGGGVPAGLAGDDLPVGSRLARLTGIAVLFDTIGGVEAAVDAVRRRGGGMLDPAMAARFVDHAGALLGELNAGDPRALALEAEPRPVVPVPDGRLAEVAAVFADLADLKSPFTHGHSSGVAALARGAGERLRLPPAAVADLEVAGLLHDVGRVAVPDTVWEKPGGLSGHEWEQVRLHAYHSERILAGSERLASLAPLAGMHHERLDGGGYHRGSTRAELPVPARVLAAADAYQAMTQARPHRPALVPEEAERRLLAGARSGALDPDAAAAVLAVAGHAPVVPRQARPAGLSAREVEVLGLVAQGCSNAQIAERLVISRRTAEHHVQHIYTKIGVSSRAAAALFAMEHHLLAPGDR from the coding sequence GTGCGGCTGGCCGACCTGCTGGCGGGGCTGTCGCGCCTGGCCGACCTGGGGTTCGGGCTCCAGGCGGGCGAGGCGCTGCGCTCCTGCGCGCTCGCCGGCCGGCTCGCCCGGTCGCTGGAGCTGCCGGACGACGAGGTCCGGGCGGCCTGCTACACGGCGCTGCTGCACCACGTCGGCTGCACCGGGTACGCGCACGAGACGGCGCGGCTGTTCGGGGATGAGCTGGTCCTGAACGTGGCCGCGGGGCGGACCAACTCGGCCGACCGCCGGGACGTGTTCGCCACCTTCCTGCCCCTGCTGACCACCGGGCGGCCGCCGCTGGAGCGGGCCCGGCTGGCCCTGGCCGCCATCACCCGGGGCGACGGCTTCGGGAAGGCGTACACGACCGCGGCCTGCGAGGTGGGGCGGGACGCGGCCCGGCGCCTGGGTCTGCCGCCGGAGGTGCAGCGCAGCGTCTACCACGTCTACGAGGAGTGGCGGGGCGGCGGCGTCCCGGCCGGCCTGGCCGGCGACGACCTCCCGGTGGGGTCGCGGCTGGCCCGGCTCACCGGCATCGCCGTGCTGTTCGACACCATCGGCGGGGTCGAGGCGGCGGTGGACGCGGTGCGGCGGCGCGGCGGCGGCATGCTCGACCCGGCGATGGCGGCACGGTTCGTGGACCACGCCGGGGCGCTGCTGGGCGAGCTGAACGCGGGCGACCCGCGGGCCCTGGCGCTGGAGGCCGAGCCCCGGCCGGTGGTGCCGGTGCCTGACGGCCGGCTGGCCGAGGTCGCGGCCGTCTTCGCCGACCTGGCCGATCTCAAATCCCCCTTCACCCACGGGCATTCGAGCGGCGTGGCCGCCCTGGCCCGCGGCGCCGGTGAGCGGCTGCGGCTGCCGCCGGCCGCCGTGGCCGACCTCGAGGTCGCCGGGCTGCTCCACGACGTCGGCCGGGTGGCCGTCCCGGACACGGTGTGGGAGAAGCCGGGCGGCCTGAGCGGGCACGAGTGGGAGCAGGTCCGGCTGCACGCCTACCACTCCGAGCGGATCCTGGCCGGGTCGGAGCGGCTGGCGTCGCTGGCCCCCCTGGCGGGCATGCACCACGAGCGGCTCGACGGCGGCGGCTACCACCGCGGCTCCACCCGGGCCGAGCTTCCCGTGCCGGCCCGGGTGCTGGCGGCCGCCGACGCCTACCAGGCGATGACCCAGGCCCGGCCGCACCGGCCCGCGCTGGTCCCGGAGGAGGCGGAGCGGCGGCTGCTCGCCGGCGCCCGCTCCGGAGCCCTCGACCCCGACGCCGCCGCCGCCGTGCTGGCCGTGGCCGGCCACGCCCCCGTGGTCCCCCGCCAGGCCCGGCCCGCCGGGCTGAGCGCCCGCGAGGTGGAGGTGCTGGGACTGGTCGCGCAGGGGTGCAGCAACGCCCAGATCGCCGAGCGCCTGGTCATCTCCAGGCGCACCGCCGAGCACCACGTGCAGCACATCTACACCAAGATCGGCGTGTCCAGCCGGGCCGCGGCGGCCCTGTTCGCGATGGAGCACCACCTGCTGGCACCGGGGGATAGGTAG
- a CDS encoding ABC transporter permease produces the protein MPDRRPGGRPSEGAVLWRQVRAQNKLFLRNPFSAFFSLAFPVMFLLLFGSLNGGGRIEELGGIRYIQFLAPGMLAFAVISTCYTGLVTGVAINRDEGLLKRVRGTPLPPWVYISARIGSAVWFSMVSAVVMVVAAVLLFRVEVIGRMLPAAVVTLLGGAACFCALGMAVAAVIPNGEAAPVIANFTFFPIAFVSDLFFPTAGAPAWVGTVGSIFPVKHFAVAMGHTFNPLAAGSGFQWGHLGMLALWTVAGVVVAVRFFRWEPRTGAPRGGRRRAGRAGRVAEADTAA, from the coding sequence ATGCCTGACCGCCGCCCCGGGGGCCGCCCCTCCGAGGGGGCCGTGCTCTGGCGCCAGGTCCGCGCCCAGAACAAGCTGTTCCTCCGCAACCCGTTCTCGGCCTTCTTCTCGCTCGCCTTCCCGGTGATGTTCCTGCTGCTGTTCGGCTCCCTCAACGGCGGCGGCCGCATCGAGGAGCTGGGCGGCATCCGCTACATCCAGTTCCTCGCCCCCGGCATGCTCGCCTTCGCGGTGATCTCCACCTGCTACACCGGGCTCGTCACCGGGGTGGCCATCAACCGCGACGAGGGCCTGCTCAAGCGGGTCCGGGGCACGCCCCTGCCGCCGTGGGTCTACATCAGCGCCCGCATCGGCTCGGCGGTGTGGTTCTCGATGGTGAGCGCGGTGGTGATGGTGGTCGCGGCCGTGCTGCTGTTCCGCGTCGAGGTGATCGGCCGGATGCTGCCCGCCGCGGTCGTGACCCTGCTGGGTGGGGCGGCCTGCTTCTGTGCCCTGGGCATGGCGGTGGCCGCGGTCATCCCCAACGGGGAGGCGGCGCCGGTGATCGCCAACTTCACCTTCTTCCCCATCGCCTTCGTCTCCGACCTGTTCTTCCCCACCGCCGGCGCCCCCGCCTGGGTGGGCACGGTCGGCTCGATCTTCCCGGTGAAGCACTTCGCCGTGGCCATGGGGCACACCTTCAACCCGCTGGCGGCCGGCAGCGGGTTCCAGTGGGGGCACCTGGGCATGCTGGCCCTGTGGACGGTCGCCGGGGTGGTCGTGGCCGTCCGCTTCTTCCGCTGGGAGCCGCGCACCGGGGCGCCGCGCGGCGGCCGCCGCCGGGCCGGCCGGGCCGGGCGGGTCGCCGAGGCCGACACGGCGGCCTAG
- a CDS encoding ABC transporter ATP-binding protein codes for MNTAIRVTGLRKRYGELEAVRGIDFKVAEGECFALLGPNGAGKTTTVEILEGYRDRDAGDVEVLGLDPRRGGRDLRERIGIVLQSSGHFRELTVREVLELFGGYYPRPRATGEVIDLVGLGEKAGARVKTLSGGQQRRLDLALGLVGDPDLLFLDEPTTGFDPSARRRSWELIENLRELGKTILLTTHYMDEAQNLADRVAIIVAGRIVAAGTPDSLGGRDEGEAVISFRLPAGMTLTDLPAGLPGRPAPREDRVELRTTEPTGALNVLTSWALARGEELDALTVTRPSLEDVYLQLTGAEEQEPAHA; via the coding sequence ATGAACACAGCCATCCGCGTCACCGGCCTGCGCAAGCGCTACGGCGAGCTGGAAGCCGTCCGCGGCATCGACTTCAAGGTCGCCGAGGGGGAGTGCTTCGCGCTGCTGGGGCCGAACGGGGCCGGCAAGACGACCACCGTCGAGATCCTCGAGGGGTACCGGGACCGGGACGCCGGCGACGTCGAGGTGCTCGGCCTCGACCCGCGGCGGGGCGGGCGGGACCTGCGCGAGCGGATCGGGATCGTGCTCCAGTCCTCCGGCCACTTCCGCGAGCTGACCGTGCGCGAGGTGCTGGAGCTGTTCGGCGGCTACTACCCGCGCCCGCGGGCCACCGGCGAGGTGATCGACCTGGTCGGCCTGGGCGAGAAGGCCGGCGCCCGGGTCAAGACGCTCTCGGGCGGCCAGCAGCGGCGGCTCGACCTGGCCCTCGGGCTGGTCGGCGACCCGGACCTGCTCTTCCTGGACGAGCCGACCACCGGGTTCGACCCGTCGGCCAGGCGGCGCTCCTGGGAGCTGATCGAGAACCTCCGCGAGCTCGGCAAGACGATCCTGCTCACCACCCACTACATGGACGAGGCCCAGAACCTGGCCGACCGGGTGGCCATCATCGTGGCCGGGCGGATCGTGGCCGCCGGCACCCCCGACTCGCTGGGCGGCCGCGACGAGGGCGAGGCGGTGATCTCCTTCCGCCTCCCGGCCGGCATGACCCTGACCGACCTGCCGGCCGGCCTGCCGGGCCGGCCGGCGCCGCGTGAGGACCGGGTCGAGCTGCGCACCACCGAGCCCACCGGCGCCCTCAACGTCCTCACGTCCTGGGCGCTGGCCCGGGGGGAGGAGCTGGACGCGCTGACCGTCACCAGGCCGTCGCTGGAGGACGTCTACCTCCAGCTCACCGGCGCCGAGGAACAGGAGCCGGCCCATGCCTGA
- a CDS encoding YbjN domain-containing protein, translated as MNQGPEPEDVRAAAVAAVAAFVADAGVDAEELGDGRWFLRLAGERKLGIGVHLAVGDRTLRVESFFMRAPEEQRERLYRDLLLRQATSYVLRFTLDEAGDLFLVGQVPLRAVTHEEVDRVVGSVLDLADAAYLPAVEIGFASSIAAEKAWRARLAEGSARPP; from the coding sequence ATGAACCAGGGACCCGAGCCCGAGGACGTGCGGGCGGCGGCGGTGGCCGCGGTGGCGGCCTTCGTCGCCGACGCCGGCGTGGACGCCGAGGAGCTGGGCGACGGGCGCTGGTTCCTGCGCCTGGCCGGCGAGCGCAAGCTCGGGATCGGCGTCCACCTGGCCGTGGGGGACCGGACCCTGCGGGTGGAGTCGTTCTTCATGCGGGCCCCCGAGGAGCAGCGCGAGCGGCTCTACCGCGACCTGCTGCTGCGCCAGGCGACCAGCTACGTCCTCCGGTTCACCCTGGACGAGGCCGGCGACCTGTTCCTGGTCGGCCAGGTCCCGCTGCGGGCGGTCACCCACGAGGAGGTCGACCGGGTGGTCGGCTCGGTCCTGGATCTCGCCGATGCCGCCTATTTGCCCGCGGTGGAGATTGGGTTCGCATCGAGCATTGCAGCCGAAAAAGCCTGGCGGGCCCGGCTGGCCGAGGGTTCCGCCCGTCCGCCGTAA
- a CDS encoding 2,3-bisphosphoglycerate-independent phosphoglycerate mutase: MSITLTQESVVTEMARPEGSKALLLVMDGLGGYRTRERGSELTEASTPNLDRLAGEGSLGLHDPVTRGITPGSGAGHLGLFGYDPLAYEIGRGALSAAGIGFELQPGDVAARVNFCTINPDGTIADRRAGRLPTEEAAGICDLLVREIQLDGVQFFLQPEREHRGLLVLRGPGLDRDVTDTDPQREGVPPLDPVARSPEAKRTAELIGRILDQARTLLADRERGNFLLLRGFDSVKEMPSFPDRYQVRALAIAAYPMYVGISRLLGFQTHQVDGAAPEEVDALAELLPDHDFVFMHIKKTDSAGEDGDFERKVAAIEEVDALIPRMLDAGVEVLAVTGDHSTPAQMAAHSWHPVPVLLWGGTAAADGLPAFDEVNCRQGSLGRFEAKHLLPQLLAAAGRLTKYGA, translated from the coding sequence ATGTCGATCACCCTCACGCAAGAGTCCGTCGTGACCGAGATGGCGAGGCCCGAGGGCAGCAAGGCCCTCCTGCTCGTGATGGACGGGCTCGGCGGCTACCGCACCCGCGAGCGCGGCTCCGAGCTCACCGAGGCCAGCACCCCCAACCTCGACCGGCTGGCCGGCGAAGGCTCCCTCGGCCTCCACGACCCCGTCACCCGCGGCATCACCCCCGGGTCGGGCGCCGGCCACCTCGGCCTGTTCGGCTACGACCCGCTCGCCTACGAGATCGGCCGCGGCGCCCTCTCGGCCGCCGGGATCGGCTTCGAGCTCCAGCCCGGCGACGTGGCCGCCCGGGTCAACTTCTGCACCATCAACCCCGACGGGACCATCGCCGACCGCCGCGCCGGCCGGCTGCCCACCGAGGAGGCCGCCGGCATCTGCGACCTGCTGGTGCGCGAGATCCAGCTCGACGGGGTCCAGTTCTTCCTCCAGCCCGAGCGGGAGCACCGCGGCCTGCTGGTCCTGCGCGGCCCAGGCCTCGACCGCGACGTGACCGACACCGATCCCCAGCGCGAGGGCGTGCCCCCGCTCGACCCGGTGGCCCGCTCGCCCGAGGCCAAGCGGACCGCCGAGCTCATCGGCCGGATCCTCGACCAGGCCCGGACCCTGCTCGCCGACCGGGAGCGCGGCAACTTCCTGCTCCTGCGCGGCTTCGACAGCGTCAAGGAGATGCCCAGCTTCCCCGACCGCTACCAGGTCCGGGCCCTGGCCATCGCCGCCTACCCGATGTACGTCGGCATCTCCCGGCTGCTCGGCTTCCAGACCCACCAGGTCGACGGGGCCGCCCCCGAGGAGGTCGACGCCCTGGCCGAGCTGCTGCCCGACCACGACTTCGTGTTCATGCACATCAAGAAGACCGACTCGGCCGGCGAGGACGGCGACTTCGAGCGCAAGGTCGCGGCCATCGAGGAGGTCGACGCCCTGATCCCGCGCATGCTCGACGCCGGGGTCGAGGTCCTGGCCGTCACCGGCGACCACTCCACCCCGGCCCAGATGGCCGCCCACTCCTGGCACCCGGTGCCCGTCCTGCTCTGGGGCGGCACCGCCGCCGCCGACGGCCTCCCCGCCTTCGACGAGGTCAACTGCCGCCAGGGCTCCCTCGGCCGCTTCGAGGCCAAGCACCTCCTGCCCCAGCTGCTGGCCGCCGCCGGCCGCCTCACCAAGTACGGCGCCTAG
- a CDS encoding sugar phosphate nucleotidyltransferase translates to MKGVILAGGTGSRLHPLTRITNKHLLPIYDRPMVTYAIETLVSAGITELMVVTGGTHAGEFLRLLGNGHEYGIDRLLYAYQERPGGIAEALGLTERFVDGDRVVVMLADNVVERSLRPAVTNFAAQESGARIVLARIDDPAHLRHLGVPELDGDGRVVRILEKPDDPPSNYVVTGIYFYDEHVFEVIPTLQPSGRGELEITDVNNWYVERRRMEYDVLDGFWGDAGESIDAYYEVNDFVRVHGANKD, encoded by the coding sequence GTGAAGGGTGTGATCCTGGCCGGCGGGACCGGCTCCCGGCTGCATCCCCTGACCCGCATCACCAACAAGCACCTGCTGCCCATCTACGACCGGCCGATGGTCACCTACGCCATCGAGACGCTGGTCTCGGCCGGCATCACCGAGCTGATGGTGGTCACCGGGGGCACCCACGCCGGCGAGTTCCTGCGGCTGCTCGGCAACGGCCACGAGTACGGCATCGACCGGCTGCTGTATGCCTACCAGGAACGGCCCGGCGGCATCGCCGAGGCCCTCGGCCTGACCGAGCGCTTCGTCGACGGGGACCGGGTCGTGGTCATGCTGGCCGACAACGTGGTCGAGCGCAGCCTGCGGCCGGCCGTGACCAACTTCGCCGCCCAGGAATCCGGCGCCCGCATCGTCCTGGCCCGCATCGACGACCCGGCCCACCTGCGCCACCTCGGCGTCCCCGAGCTGGACGGCGACGGCCGGGTCGTCCGCATCCTCGAGAAGCCCGACGACCCGCCAAGCAACTACGTCGTCACCGGCATCTACTTCTACGACGAGCACGTCTTCGAGGTGATCCCGACCCTGCAGCCGTCCGGCCGGGGCGAGCTGGAGATCACCGACGTCAACAACTGGTACGTCGAGCGGCGGCGCATGGAGTACGACGTCCTCGACGGCTTCTGGGGCGACGCCGGCGAGTCGATCGACGCCTACTACGAGGTCAACGACTTCGTCCGCGTCCACGGGGCCAACAAGGACTGA